A single genomic interval of Trichosurus vulpecula isolate mTriVul1 chromosome 6, mTriVul1.pri, whole genome shotgun sequence harbors:
- the LOC118854301 gene encoding LOW QUALITY PROTEIN: eukaryotic translation initiation factor 3 subunit F-like (The sequence of the model RefSeq protein was modified relative to this genomic sequence to represent the inferred CDS: substituted 1 base at 1 genomic stop codon), which yields MAAATAASGSSPTSTPALTPTPASAPDPAPASAPAPACAPLHPVILASMVDSYEHRKEGAGRVIGTLLGTIDKHSVEVTNCFSVPHNESEDEVAVDMEFANNMYELHKKVSLSELILGWYATGHDITEHSVLIHEXYSREAHSPIHLTVDTSLQNGRMSIKAYVSASMGVPGKTMGVMFTPLTVKYAYYDTERIGIDLIMKTCFSPNRVIGLSSDLQQVGGASARIQDALSTVLQYAEDVLPGKVSADNFLMGLVNQVPKIAPEDFKTMLNSNINDPLKVTYLANLTQSQIALNEKLVSL from the coding sequence ATGGCGGCTGCGACAGCAGCCTCGGGTTCATCCCCCACTTCGACCCCGGCCCTGACCCCGACCCCGGCATCTGCCCCAGATCCCGCCCCAGCCTCCGCCCCAGCTCCCGCATGTGCCCCGCTGCACCCAGTCATCCTCGCCTCAATGGTTGACAGCTACGAGCATCGCAAGGAGGGCGCGGGCCGCGTGATCGGCACTCTGCTGGGAACAATTGACAAACACTCAGTAGAAGTCACCAACTGTTTTTCAGTGCCACATAATGAGTCTGAGGATGAGGTGGCTGTGGACATGGAATTTGCTAATAATATGTATGAATTACACAAGAAAGTCTCTCTAAGTGAGCTTATTCTGGGCTGGTATGCCACAGGTCATGACATCACAGAACACTCAGTGCTAATTCATGAGTAGTACAGCCGGGAGGCCCATAGCCCCATTCACCTCACTGTGGACACCAGCCTCCAGAATGGACGAATGAGCATCAAAGCCTATGTCAGTGCTTCCATGGGTGTTCCTGGAAAAACTATGGGAGTGATGTTCACTCCACTGACCGTGAAATACGCCTACTATGATACCGAGCGAATTGGAATTGACCTGATCATGAAGACGTGTTTCAGCCCCAACCGTGTGATTGGCCTTTCAAGTGATCTACAGCAAGTTGGTGGGGCATCAGCCCGGATACAGGATGCTCTCAGCACAGTGTTGCAGTATGCCGAGGATGTGCTGCCTGGAAAGGTGTCGGCTGACAACTTCCTGATGGGCCTGGTTAACCAAGTTCCCAAGATTGCCCCTGAGGACTTCAAGACCATGCTGAACAGCAACATCAATGACCCCTTGAAGGTGACTTACCTTGCCAACCTAACCCAGTCACAAATTGCCCTCAACGAGAAACTTGTCAGCCTGTGA